The genomic stretch ATCCATTCATCGACTCGAAAAACTTTCTGCTACTTTCACTCAAAACCAACTCTTCATTCAGCTTTAGGACATCAGTAATTTTTGTAACTCCAGTTGCTAGTTTTGCAACTTCATTGCTAAGAATATCAGTCTCCATAACAGCTGCTTTCTTCACATTGGCAAGCTCATGGCTCAAGCCAGAAAAAACCTCAAGGAAATTTTTTTTAAACTCAGCCTTATCGCAAACGACAGATTGCTGATTCTTTTCAACATTTGGATTTAGATCAGCAACAGAAAGATGAGAACCTTCTGCTCGAATAGTTTCATGAAGAACAAAATGCAAAAGGGTTGTCTTCCCATCAGCACCTTTAATATCTACAAGCTTAAGAAGCGTGTCGAGCTTGAAGGCACGAGCATCTCCTCTGTTCGTTCCAACGTTCATGCGGTTACCAGTTCTGAGTACAGCTTCTAGAAGCTTTAAGAATATCCTACTATTCCTTAGTTCTTCACATGCAGTCTGCAATGGCACATTGAATGTTAGAGATAAAAGGCTTTTAGGGAATGGTGTTTTTAACTGCATAAATTGGATTCCAAGGTTATATGATCAGCTTTTATCATCTTTGCTTTGGCTTAAATGAGGTCTAGAATGCAGACGCATCCAGGATTTAAActttatgggttcatatctactattcattgtaattttaatcaatttttacacataaatttacgCTCGACGTTGAAAGTACCGGGTTCAGATGAACCCAATATTCATATGCTACATCCGCCCCTACTAGAATGGCCATGTCTATGAACCATTGTCAAACTTTTAGACTTTAGTTACTTCAGATAGTAATGGGACAGATATATAAAAGTTGAATGAAAGATTTGAGATACCAATCTGTTGATAACTAGACTTGTGTGCCAATGCACACATCATATCAGCAGAATTGCTGCATTTACATACAGGAATAATGGCAAAAGCAATCCCATACCTCTAGCGTCTGAAATGATGTCCTAAGGTATTCAAAGTCTGAATCAAAACAACACATGTAAAGCATTGCATCCACCCTCTTGAATGCAAAAGGTATATCAAGAACTCCCTTGAGAAATTTCTCAGCAGGGCCTAGTTTGAATGATGATTCATCTTTGAAAACCTTCAGCTTCCGCTCTTCTTCTTTTGTAGGAGCCATCTTTATTAGACTCTCCAGTAGCTCCGCTCCCAGTGTGTCTGCGTCACCTGGTTTTTGTTTTATTACAAAGAAGATTCATAAGTAGTTCCCTAATGCAAAATCCACTTAATTTAAAGATCATTACATATGGAAATGCACACGCATGTTGCAGCGGTGCACCTGTCAGAAATGGAAGAAATAAGGGGTGGTCTTGAATTTTTGATCTTCGGGGCAGGTCACCTGATCAACGGGCAAACCTTCAAGGTCAAAAGTCAAGTTTTGCCCATTGGCCAGATGGCCTATCCCAAAAGTCAAAAGTTCAAGACCTGCTCTTTTCAAGGTCGTTTGTGTCATTGACACTGCACCATTGCCTGTGCACCATGCACCATGTGCCTATGTCCGTGCACTAATGCACCTGTGGCGTATTGCATGGTGCGCGGTCACatgtttttataataattttctttttattataaGTAAAGATGTAGAACCAGATCAGATGAACATCAAAGTTCATTCATAAACTTGAAAGTGACATCCCAATGAAATAGTAGCTGTGTCTCAATACATGAATGATGGCCACATCACTTGATAGAACCAGAATTAAATGTCACCACGTTATAATGCCAAATTTGCTTTTCCTTCATTTAAAAACTAGAATGTGAAACCACCAAAGGCAGAATATAGGACCACAAAATCATGTTCCTTCCTTCTGGGAAAATACCATAAAAAGGCTTGGATTTTCATTTCATTAACAAGTTATCATAATCTGAATAAGCTATCTGATTAAGTGCAATACAAAAGGCGTCTCAAATTACTAATTTGGGAACATTTCTGAGTATGTCTAAAAGCAAAAATCTATTTATTTACCTTCTAAAAGTGCTTCACAAACTTCATCACTAGTGATCTGAATTGCCCTCAACAAAATTGCAATATTCTGAGACTTCTTCAAATCAAGCACCTGATTCTCTTGATTCATTACTGGGATCATTGGGCGCCTTACGACAtcttttgaattcaaatttgaagAATTTACAGTGAATAATGTTTGAATCATTTCCTCATTTAACCTACAACCACAACCACACTTCAAAATTAGGCAAGTATATAGCTCGGATTAAGTACTTCGAATGATGTAAATCTTACTGGAAAGTGCTAGAATTCAGTTGATCCCAAACCATTGCTCTATCTGAACTGGCCCTGACTTTATCCCAATGCAAAGGCTTGAGCTTTGGCTTCATATTTTCTTCATTCCTCCTTTCAACAGCTTCTGAACTTTCAGAATTTCCAGTAGCTTTCTTGATTAAAACTGGCACTGATCGCTCACAATTTTCGACTACTAGAGGTTCTGTGACTGTTGAACCTTCACAGAACCTTGGCCTAGGTGGTAGTGGTGGTGGAGGTGGCAGTTTTATCGATACATACCTCCCTGAATTGCTGAATTTCCTCATAGAAGACTCTGGAATTTGGACTGAGAAATTTGAAACACAAGGAGGGGAGATTCGAGTACTGCCAGAAGATAACGAAGACGATGACAATGATCCTTGTTCCACTGGTGGAAGAATAAACCTCAAATTCGATTTTCCAGAAGGACTATAGGATAATGAATCATTTGAAGAATTGGAATTCGGATATGCATTCAGGTTATGGAAATAACCTTCAAAATATGCATAGGGACTCTTTTCAAAGAAATTGGAACTACATATATCCCCAGATGATCCTCCGGGGGAGAAGAATTCTTGCTCCTCGGCATATTCAGGTGATCCTGCCGAATCagcatttttatgattttgtttgAAATTTTGACGTGGCAATGGAGGGAGAGGGTGGAGTTCTGGTGATCTTAACATTTGGAAGTGTAGTGTAACACAGTCATTTGTTGCTGTGGAAGATTGAGCACCATCTTCATTGATTTTTCTAGAATTCTCAAGTGTGTAAAGATAATGTGTACTGCCAAATTCTACATGAGAGGGGGTTGCATTAGGTGAAACAAGGCGACGACTATCACTTCTCTCGTGATCATAGCTTTTGTCTTCGCGGTGAGGGTGGCGatgaaggaagaaaaagaggaCAAAAGCAGTGACGAATGCAACAGAGAGGAGTGAGACAGAGACGAGAATGGCAATGAATTTGCTGGTGATGGAACTTTTAGAGGAACGCGAGGAGTGTGGTAGAATGAGAGAGGAAATGTTAGCAGGGAAAGTGGCAAGATCTTTAGAAGTTATTGGAGGAGGAGGAAAAGGCGTGAAATATGGATAATCAAACTGAGGAGAAGGAAATGGAGGTTTAGTGTTAATGGATGGAATTGAAGTTGGCGCGAGAGGACGATGAAAGGGGAAAAGCGGTTGGTGGAGAAGCCGGCGATGGTAGTGGATAGTAGTGGCAGTGGCAGTAGTAGAGAAGGTGAAAAGGAAGAAGGTGAAGATTAGAATGAGGCTGAATAGTGAAGAGCGCATTGTCAGTTGTGAATTGTGACTGAAAAAATCTCATTGTACTGTCACTTAAAACTATCAAACAGAATAAAGCTAAGATAGGCACTTTGATAACAGTGGGGACATTATATTAATTACATAGACACTGGGGGTAATAAGGAGTTGGATGAGATTGAGAGGTGTAAATGCTATGGTCTTTGAAGAGTGGTAACTAGTAAGTGCAGGGAAATAGAGGTGTAAACGTAATAACTTTAAGTTTTGAGTTTTTAAAAATAGGAGTTTAAAACTTAAATTTGTCCTAATATTTTTCACGTGCTCAGGCACAAATACATGTGTGCGTATATACATAATGGTGGAACCAAAAATTTACACAAGGGATTCAAAAAACTTTTAGGAGCCACACTTGGGATTTAAACCTGTCTTAAAGCAACTTTAGAACCCCCTTCACTATAGTACTTGAATTTTTTTCATGTCAAGGAGATTTAACATTTCAATATAACCAAAAAATCATATTTATCCTATTTATATAGTATAATTTTTCAGCAAAGGAGGTTCGGTCTCCTTCACGCTGCTTAACGCACCGATATCTACGCTTTgactaaaaataatattttcaattgaACTCACTCTCTATACTCTAGTTCCGCCTCTAAATTGGTAGGGAATTTAAGTTCTTAAAGAGTAGAAGTAAGTGGGGGTGGGGGATAGTAGGGGTTGGGCTGGGGTTATTACTTTGAGGAGAGGCAACTACTTAAACAAAGTCTTGATCATATGAATAGCAGCAGACTTGTCCTTGGTTTGCTCATTAAGTAGAAAGTTTGTACATTTGATGGCTACTTTTCAACATTACATGCACAAGGAGTGGGGGTCAGGAGAGGGTGAATGGTCTTCGTGGTTTAGAGGTAGGCCAGTGAAAGAAATGTAAAAGGTACAAGCCATGAATGAGAAGAGAATGTTCCTGCAGACAAGGAAGGTTGTACAATATGGTGGGAATGGAGAAAGCAAGGAAAGAATTGCTAGATCCAAATAAGGGCGAAACTACAATATTAAGTTTGGGTCACCAACTCAATAACTTTTGCTTACATCATGCATTGTATTAGAAATTTAATTACAAATctaattgtttacccttaaaataaaTAACAATTGAATATATACGCAGCTAAACACAAATGGTCTAAGAACATCAaataatctatatatctatatctatctatactatattatctatctatctatatctatattattataaaagcacgaataatttATGCTAAATTTTAAACGACTAAAATATCCCCGAATATTGATCGACTTTTATGCCattaaatatttgtataatttaaggATCTAATGGTAAATTATCTAATGATAGAATTCTTTTTCGATTAAACTATACATATACCCGATCCTACAACGTTGGTCCTATTTGAATTAAAAAAGTGTGTCCACAATTTTCTTTCAAAGAATCGTTATTCTTAATTACACTTCTTTTATAATAAGGAATGTACTAAAATATACGCACGTACTAAAAGAAAATGTTAGGACTACATTCTGAAAATATCTATAACATTTTACAGAGTTGAAAATTCTTACTATCCTTTAAAGTCTTAATTTTTGTTTATTTCACATAAAGCTAAAACTAAATTAAGTTAGTATCTTTTACCTAAATATTAGGAGCTACTACCTAATTCAAATAAATTgagttattttttaaaatattaaataacaaaaaaacaattaaatgataattttttaaaatataaaatctaattttaaaggataaaaaatagGGGCAAATTTATATGAATATTTTTCTTTTACATGATAATAAAGTGGTTTTAAATAGTACAGATGAGATTGGctctttaatttatttattctTACTTTAGTATGACTAATTGATTCATTtacaaatttttcaaaaaaaaaatctattgATTAGGTTTTTGTTACAACCCATGTTTTACAACgtgagtcaattgatgtaagctcaaaaaggatgaaatccttctacaaggaAAAGAAAGGTTTGCCGAAGTGTTAAGCAAGTTAAGAtaaatatgagacttgttaatcatgatttaaatgagtttaaaaccatgatatgactatatatgtgtttgtatatgaagtataaagtttaagaaaaatcggatttaagttgcggaaaaaccgaCTAAATATTTGCCTTGTAATGGAGCTTTTTGAGTAATAAATTTCGTGTACTATATGAAATCTTTTttggacatattatataccaaattgaagttCTTGGAATGTAGTTTCCAACGCTCTTAATTTTTCGCTCATACGACATCCGAATGAAAAGATATAAGCGTTTGAAAAAGGGCCAATGAGATGGTGCCAAGTAGCACCTGTTTGACTTTTCAACAAAATGGGATATTTACATCCCTTATCTCGTCTTTTTCCCCATTTTTCCGGAGAGCACGACCAAATAACACCCCTAACCTTCCCCTCAAGCTCTCCACAAGGGTTTCCAATAAGATTATTATCCGGGGCACGAAA from Nicotiana sylvestris chromosome 12, ASM39365v2, whole genome shotgun sequence encodes the following:
- the LOC104212270 gene encoding formin-like protein 1; this encodes MRSSLFSLILIFTFFLFTFSTTATATTIHYHRRLLHQPLFPFHRPLAPTSIPSINTKPPFPSPQFDYPYFTPFPPPPITSKDLATFPANISSLILPHSSRSSKSSITSKFIAILVSVSLLSVAFVTAFVLFFFLHRHPHREDKSYDHERSDSRRLVSPNATPSHVEFGSTHYLYTLENSRKINEDGAQSSTATNDCVTLHFQMLRSPELHPLPPLPRQNFKQNHKNADSAGSPEYAEEQEFFSPGGSSGDICSSNFFEKSPYAYFEGYFHNLNAYPNSNSSNDSLSYSPSGKSNLRFILPPVEQGSLSSSSLSSGSTRISPPCVSNFSVQIPESSMRKFSNSGRYVSIKLPPPPPLPPRPRFCEGSTVTEPLVVENCERSVPVLIKKATGNSESSEAVERRNEENMKPKLKPLHWDKVRASSDRAMVWDQLNSSTFQLNEEMIQTLFTVNSSNLNSKDVVRRPMIPVMNQENQVLDLKKSQNIAILLRAIQITSDEVCEALLEGDADTLGAELLESLIKMAPTKEEERKLKVFKDESSFKLGPAEKFLKGVLDIPFAFKRVDAMLYMCCFDSDFEYLRTSFQTLETACEELRNSRIFLKLLEAVLRTGNRMNVGTNRGDARAFKLDTLLKLVDIKGADGKTTLLHFVLHETIRAEGSHLSVADLNPNVEKNQQSVVCDKAEFKKNFLEVFSGLSHELANVKKAAVMETDILSNEVAKLATGVTKITDVLKLNEELVLSESSRKFFESMNGYLKKAQEEIINIQAQEDVALSMVKELTEYFYGDSAKEEARPIRIFMVVRDFLSILDQVCKDLSK